Part of the Bacteroidota bacterium genome, TCAATGTAATTGATTTAACAGGAAATTACACCTCAAGGCATAGGATTTTATGGGAATTTTAAAAAATAAGTTCTGTGAGTTTTTCAGCAGACCCTAAATAAACATTAAATAGACTGTAATCTAACTACATTTTTTTAGGTCATTTCTATAAATCCTTTATGTTTTTTTCTATATGCGATTTTCTAAAATAATAATTAAGAAAAAAAAGCATAAACTATTCTTTATAAATATTGCAGGAACTTTGGGTGGAAAAAAAATAGCTTTTTGACTTTTGCCGAGGGAGTTGGTCTGTGTGGTTGAGGCAAAAGGCAAAGTGCTATTTTGTGCGGTAGGGATTTCAATTTTTTTATTGCGGGGAGGAAAAAAACAAAGCACGAGGCGCGGGCCTGCTTCTGGTGTTGAAAGTAGTATAAAAGTTGCTCAATGAAAAAGGTTTACTGCCCCTGCTGACCCACTGGTCCGCAATGCTTACGGCTAACGGTTTTTGCATATACGCTGGTGGCGATTATCGCACCGAACCAAAAACCGTGAGCAGCAAAGTTAATAGAAATTCCAGGCTTTGCAATAGAGCACCTAGACCGCCACTGGCGGATATGCAATGTTATATGATGGCGTTTCCTGCCTTTCAAAACCCTCCTGTTGTTGCGGTTTGCATATAATTATTAGAACATTTTTTGGCTCTGTGGGTTGGGTGTTTTATCCTTTTTAAAAGGGGGGAGAAAAATTTAAAATTCTTCTTTTACCTGGGTGGGAAAGACAGAAGCTTATTTGCAATTTTTGGATTGTGAGATGGCTGGTGTGAATTGTAAATGTGCTTATGGCGGTGTGAAAGGGGATAAGCATTGGCTTTCTTGTTTAGTACTAATATTGGTCGAGGGATAGATTTTGTAAACCCAATTTTTAACTTTAATTAGAAAATAAATAGTTTAAGAATTATTGCTTTTTGCTAGATGTAAAGTCAAACTTAAATAAATCCTCCACAGGTAATTGAAGAGCATTGGCCAAATTAAAAACGGTACTTATTGTTGTATTGATTTTGCCTTTTTCAATCTTAGCTATTTGAGAATATTCTATGTCAGCCTGTTCTGCAAGCTTTTCCATTGACATACTTTTTT contains:
- a CDS encoding helix-turn-helix transcriptional regulator, with protein sequence MNTTRNKEYIIAFGEQIRKLRKEKSMSMEKLAEQADIEYSQIAKIEKGKINTTISTVFNLANALQLPVEDLFKFDFTSSKKQ